Within Topomyia yanbarensis strain Yona2022 chromosome 2, ASM3024719v1, whole genome shotgun sequence, the genomic segment AGGATGTATAGCAGCATCCTCGTCTTCGTTCTGTTCTCCTTGGTTTAAGCGTGTACATCTAATTAAATCTTGACCAGATGATTCTACGAAATCCATGTTTGTGTGGTCAATATCTTGATTGGCTCTGGTAGATTCATTGAATACTACATTTCTGCCAATTTCTATTGAACGCGTATCCTTGTTCCATAATCTAAAACCATTATTTGCGTACCCCACAAATATCAaaggttttgttttgaaatctaATTTCTGACGCCTCTCTTTAGGTATTTGTTTAAATGCTTTACACCCAAAAACTCTTAAATGATTCAAGTTTGGTCGCtttttgaaccatttttcataCGGAGTTTTGTCCTCTTCTATCCCACTTGTTGGAGATCTATtgattagatatgttgctacATATAATGCTTCTCCCCACATATCTTTCGCTAATCCACTTTCGTAAAGCAAAGCTCTGACCTTTTCCATTAAAGATCTGTTCATACGTTCACTTACACCATTTTGCTGCGGTGTGTATGGAACAGTGAACGTCATTCTAACACCATTTATTTTGCAATGAGCTTGAAATTCGTTACTTGTATATTCCCCTCCATTATCACACCTTAGCATTGAAATACGTCTTTCGAAGAATGCTGTCGCCATTGCTtcgaattctttaaatttctcgAAAACCTCCGATTTCTGTTTCATGAGGTAAACCACGAGAAAGTGCGTATAATCATCTATAAAGGTTACAAAGTAACGATAGCCATCATAGGTTTCCTGCTCCATGCTTCCACAAACATCCGAATGTATGAGTTCCAGTGGTCGTTTTGATCTTGGCAGCTGCAATTGTTTAAATTTGGATGCAGCCTGCTTCCCCGCCATACAACCATCACATACATTTGTTTCACTAATATTTCCAGAAGTTAGATTGATACCCTCAACCATTCCCTTCTTAATTAGTTTCTCCAAACTCGTATCACTGATATGGCCAAGTCTTTTATGCCATGTTTCCAAACTCACCTTCTTTCCGAACAATGCTAAGTTTGTTCCATCTTCCGCCGACTTTTCTTCCCGAAATAGATCAAGGTGGAATAAACCATCAACGAAGATTCCTGAAGCAATTACTTCATCTTCAAATTCAAAGATAACCTCTTCATCCGTAAAAGTAACccttttaccatttttgctaACCCTTCTAACCGAAAGGAGATTTTCTTCAAGACCCGGAGTAAAAAGAACGTTGTacaatttcaattcttttattgTATTGTTACCCACAACACTCTTTAATcgcatttttccaaattttgttgCCCGTAAATTCTGGCCCGCTTTCGCTGTCGAAATGGTGATTGGCTTCTCTAATTCTTGGACATCTTCCAGCAGCTTCTCGTCATTAACCATATGGTCGCTTGCTCCTGAGTCAATTACGAATCTGACTCTCCTACCACGATCCGCTTTGGTCATCATTGCAAAGCTCTTTTTAGGCTCCATCTTTTGCTGCTTCTTGAACTTATCTTTCTCCTTCGCGTTAAACTTTTTCATTAGTGggcatttatttttaaaatgcccAGTTTCGTTGCAACCGAAGCATCGGGTTACCTCTCTCCTTGGCTTGTACTTTGAAGACAGCGCAACGTTTTTCGTTTCTGTCTGCTTCTCTTCCCCAGCTTCAGCATCAATAAACATTCGTTTGATCTCCATGATCGGCTTGGCAcacagttcttcattcgtcagtacCATCAGAGCGCCTTTGACGTGTCGGTACTTGTCTGGCATGGAGATCAGTAGAGCATGAACTTTTtccgatgctgtcatttttgaACCCATACGATCTAGCTCGCGAATAATCAGATCGTACTCATCAAAAATCATGGACAATTTGTCGTGATGTCTTTGTTTGATGGTATACAACCGGTCCCGCATATTAACCATAGCGGCTGTACCGCCCTTTTGGTACGTTCTGGCCAGAGTATCCATGGCTTCTTTCGCATAATTGAGCCCAATGAGTTTATTCAAAACATCATTGTTGACCATCATGACAATCTCGTCCAATGCTTCGACGTCGTCATCAAGCCGTTTTCTGAGCTTAGCCTTCCTGGCTGTTTCTAGCTCTTCCGAGGCACCTACTACTGGTTCGTAGAAGTCCTCTTCTTCGGGCGTTCGTAGCAACGTGTGCTGGAGTTTCATCTTTATAAGATGATGTTCCATTCGCCATTTCCAGGCTGGGAACCGCAACTCCGAACCGTCGAATATCGATTCGCGGTTGACGCTACCGAAGTATGCCGTCGTCGGCACGGTACGCTCGAGAGTTCCCCTCTCGTAGCCACCACCTCTTCTGTCCTCGAGAGTAACCCTCTCGGCAGATCCTCCAGCTTGCTGCTGGGTTGCCATCCTCTCGGCAGATCCTCCAGCTTGCTGCTGGGTCGCCATCCTCTGCTTGCTCCCGAAACGCTGGTGCTCGCTGGATGCCGtttcttcccgaaacgctggtcctcgccggatgtcgcttctgtccgaaacgatggttCTCGCTGGCCGTTTCTACCCGAAACGCTGGTCCTCGCCGGATGCCGTTTCTGCCCGAAACGCTGGTCGTCGCTGGATGCCGCTGCTACCGGAACGATGGTTCTCGCCGGCCGTTTCTACCCGAAACGTGTATCTTCCAAAACAACTATTTTACAATAGTCCAGGTGGCTAGTTCCAGTTAACtactgggcccataacctgttgataataccgtaagaaaacacgaagtatttctgtaggttggtttgagataactttatttgattcttgttcgtcaagttatataatgctaacatagttcgatatcgattgatatttcatgcactgtttatcacagtcccttattgactgccataccctgtcataccctctgcctatagtaaacaacacatccatgcgcggcgtccatatgcaaaagctcaagttacccacttgaagcttttgtcacatgacgttctgtcagatgacatctcagagctttttatagcacgttccgtatgacagttcttactgtcaactgccgtcccgtgaatggcaaattgtttatatacaaagaatatttcgtacgtatatcactgcgaaatattctttttcaacacTTAATAGGGTACTTAATGTAATTAATGTCGATGTGTACATATTTAAAGAATTTAAAGTACATATTGATGGTAAGTAAAATAATTTGCGTATTTAAAGTACGAAGGCGATGTACTTAAAATCGTTTCAGTAATTAAAGTACAACGAATTTGACGTGTACTTTTTAATTCTTAGCGGCACTTAATGTACTTTACGGAACACCGTGTTCTAGAGgtattttgacagatcaaaatTATCCGACGACttgtcattttgaaacaaatttacatCAGAGCATTGCAACAAGATGTGCAGTTATAAACAGTGGCAAATGGTCACACCATTTATTTTATAATCTTGGCAGATTATAGCAACAGTTCGACTCTGCGTTTGGCTTGAcagaaaataatttatttttctgcAAAAATGGTGTGTTTACAATCGGTTTGTTCGTGAGCACGTTTCAAATTTTCCTGCTTTTCACGGTGAAAACATTTCTCTCTGGTTTTAAATTGTTTTGGACTTTGCGTAAACGATGGACCTCTGTCGAACGTGTATGAATTCCCGCGGCAATGACGCGGCTGGTGACAACTTTTACTCTATTTTCTCCGtggttgatgatgtttacattgCTGAGCGCTTGACACAATGGGTCGGATATACGGTGAGCTAAATTGATATTGTTAGTGACAAATAACATCCTGTAATAATATTGGAATTGTTTTATATAAATTTCCAGATTGAAGAAGATGATGGTTTGCCATCGGAGGTCTGTTTGCCGTGTGTAGAGGCTATAAAGTATATTGCACAGTTTGTCGAAAATGCCAAAGAGTGTGATCGTAAGTTCAGAGGTGAATTGAAAATGGGAAGCAAATTGGACAAACCTACAATCTGGGTCGATTATGCGAATCATCAAAACGACGGTGTTGGAATAGAAACATTAGATGAAGTGGACATTAAATACGGTATGCCTCCGTCTGAATTGATTGATATGGTGATCGAGCCGTTGAACGTCGAATATATTGAAGATCCTGTCAAAACTGATGTCAGTTCCGAATCGGAGGAAAGCAATACAGACAAGCGAAAACGTAAAGTCTCTAAACGGCGTAAAAGACAAAAGAGGCTGGCAAAGAATCAGAGTTTGTCTGATGAAAACACTCTCCCTGAGGATGAGGGATCACCTAGCAGCAAATCATTGGCTGTAGAGGAGAATGTTGACGAACTGGATGAGGTAGAATTGGAGACTTTCAACGCTATCGATGTAGGTGATAAAGTAGTGTGCTGTGGTTGCTTACGTTTGTTTGATACAATGGAAGATCTTGAAAAACACGGTAAAAATGTGCATCAAGTAATAAAGCAGAAAAAAATCAACCACAGCAAAACTGTCACATGCAAGTACTGCTTTAAACGATTTGGAAGGAATGCGCTCTGTCAAAATCATCGTAAACCATATACAACTTTGAAAAGGGTATATGAGTGTAGAAGATGCCGTAAGAGATTTATAAATCCAGCTACGAGGCGAAATCATGCACACAATCACATACCGATAGATATACCAATCCCTAAATTTTTTACTGTTCCGATGACTCGATTAAAGAAACACGGTTTCTTGTGTTGCGTCCGTGGATGTACCAGTTCTCAAAAAAGTGAGGATGATCTATTCGAACACATCAAGAAGGaccacaaaaatattaaaatagatTTAACGGTTGATTTATTTGCTAAGCCGGTCGAATGCGTGTTCTGCCACAGAAATTTCGAATCCG encodes:
- the LOC131682386 gene encoding zinc finger protein 184-like, encoding MDLCRTCMNSRGNDAAGDNFYSIFSVVDDVYIAERLTQWVGYTIEEDDGLPSEVCLPCVEAIKYIAQFVENAKECDRKFRGELKMGSKLDKPTIWVDYANHQNDGVGIETLDEVDIKYGMPPSELIDMVIEPLNVEYIEDPVKTDVSSESEESNTDKRKRKVSKRRKRQKRLAKNQSLSDENTLPEDEGSPSSKSLAVEENVDELDEVELETFNAIDVGDKVVCCGCLRLFDTMEDLEKHGKNVHQVIKQKKINHSKTVTCKYCFKRFGRNALCQNHRKPYTTLKRVYECRRCRKRFINPATRRNHAHNHIPIDIPIPKFFTVPMTRLKKHGFLCCVRGCTSSQKSEDDLFEHIKKDHKNIKIDLTVDLFAKPVECVFCHRNFESEEKLAGHQIHRYCHANGIRFTHQCHKCGKICQSAEQLTAHENRHTGDKPYECDICLKRYFSPAVLRQHRLTHTLDKSLSCTICGMTFRMKSFLENHYRIHSSEKPFDCNLCGKTFRHKSSLFSHKKIHDPENYEKCSVCGKAFADPTNLKRHMVSHTGVKPYGCDYCDKRFMRLNERAEHISLTHEGVMPYSCEICGVTFTNKRAYQKHEHTV